Proteins from a single region of Diaphorobacter limosus:
- a CDS encoding FAD-binding oxidoreductase, translated as MDEAVGQHRLSWQTARIDALQALTPRVMRVVLRPDRWVRPRPGQHLDVRLTAEDGYQAQRSYSLLSPPQRTGLYELGIERLDDGEVSTWFHDKAQHGETIEVLGPVGGHFVLDESNTRPALLIGGGSGVVPLLSMAAQRVGAYSQAHTTLLVAARHLDEVLLWPTLQRWEAFTPRFRSRLALSRDTCAPRAQDHVGRIDGADVAWALQQLGDVATESAQVFICGRNDFVESIVHMVTGLNVPEVSIRTERFGS; from the coding sequence ATGGATGAGGCTGTTGGTCAACACCGGCTGAGCTGGCAGACCGCACGCATCGATGCGTTGCAGGCACTGACTCCACGCGTCATGCGGGTGGTGCTGCGTCCTGACAGATGGGTTCGCCCGAGGCCGGGCCAGCATTTGGATGTCCGACTGACAGCGGAAGACGGCTATCAGGCACAACGGAGCTATTCACTCCTCTCACCTCCTCAACGTACCGGGCTCTATGAGCTTGGCATTGAGCGTTTGGACGATGGCGAAGTATCCACCTGGTTTCACGACAAGGCCCAGCACGGCGAAACGATTGAAGTCCTCGGACCGGTTGGAGGTCATTTTGTGCTTGACGAGTCGAACACACGACCAGCCTTGCTGATTGGGGGAGGATCTGGCGTCGTTCCCCTTTTGTCCATGGCAGCGCAACGCGTGGGTGCATACAGCCAAGCGCATACAACGCTGTTGGTTGCCGCACGCCATCTTGACGAAGTGTTGCTCTGGCCCACCCTGCAGCGATGGGAAGCGTTTACGCCGCGGTTTCGCAGCCGACTGGCGCTCTCGCGGGATACCTGTGCCCCGCGCGCACAGGACCACGTTGGCCGCATTGATGGAGCCGATGTTGCTTGGGCATTGCAGCAATTGGGTGATGTGGCGACCGAATCTGCGCAGGTTTTCATCTGCGGGCGTAATGACTTTGTCGAGTCCATCGTTCATATGGTCACCGGGCTAAATGTGCCCGAGGTCTCCATCCGCACCGAGCGCTTCGGAAGTTGA
- the egtB gene encoding ergothioneine biosynthesis protein EgtB, with translation MTPEDIRLTRYVSVRSRSERLCAPLSAEDHVPQPVSDVSPPKWHLAHTTWFFETFVLAKQQPDYRLFHPLYGYLFNSYYESEGAHLARPQRGSLSRPTVAEVMAYRAHVDESMRRMLKEPLEPAVAALVELGMQHEQQHQELLITDIKYILGHNPLHPAYDPLGIGPQDVTAEHDGTCPPLDDWLSVEGQTIRMGHQGPGFAFDNESPSHLALIQGVDIRVALVTNDEYLQFMRDGGYQRHSLWHAEGWDWVQTLKFRAPMYWQPDPNQPDGWGHYTLQGVMPLTSQAPVTHVSYYEAHAFCDWAGWRLPTEFEWEAAASRFDWGRRWEWTRSAYQPYPGFARSEGAVGEYNGKFMVNQQVLRGASWATSPGHARLTYRNFFHAPLRWQFTGIRPVRSRESA, from the coding sequence GTGACACCTGAAGACATCCGCCTAACCCGATACGTCTCTGTCCGTTCGCGCAGCGAACGTCTGTGTGCCCCTCTGAGTGCCGAGGACCATGTTCCCCAACCGGTTTCCGACGTCAGTCCGCCGAAGTGGCACTTGGCCCACACCACGTGGTTCTTCGAGACTTTTGTCCTCGCGAAACAACAGCCGGACTATCGACTGTTCCATCCTCTGTATGGCTACCTGTTCAACAGCTACTACGAATCGGAGGGCGCTCACCTGGCACGCCCGCAGCGAGGGAGCTTGAGTCGCCCGACGGTGGCTGAGGTGATGGCGTATCGCGCGCATGTGGACGAGTCCATGCGCCGTATGCTGAAGGAACCACTGGAGCCCGCGGTCGCGGCCTTGGTAGAGCTGGGCATGCAGCATGAACAACAGCATCAGGAGTTGCTGATCACAGACATCAAGTACATCCTGGGCCACAACCCATTGCATCCGGCGTATGACCCTCTGGGCATCGGTCCCCAAGATGTGACGGCCGAACATGATGGAACCTGCCCACCACTGGACGATTGGCTTAGCGTCGAAGGGCAGACGATTCGCATGGGCCACCAGGGGCCAGGGTTCGCCTTCGACAACGAGTCGCCATCGCATTTGGCGCTCATTCAAGGAGTAGACATCCGTGTGGCGCTAGTCACCAATGATGAATACCTTCAGTTCATGCGCGACGGAGGATATCAGCGCCATTCGCTCTGGCATGCGGAAGGCTGGGACTGGGTGCAAACGCTTAAATTCCGTGCGCCGATGTACTGGCAGCCCGACCCTAACCAGCCTGACGGATGGGGTCATTACACGCTCCAGGGGGTGATGCCGCTGACCAGTCAGGCACCAGTCACGCATGTCAGTTACTACGAGGCACACGCTTTCTGCGATTGGGCGGGGTGGCGATTGCCCACCGAGTTCGAGTGGGAAGCAGCGGCAAGCCGGTTCGACTGGGGGCGTCGATGGGAATGGACGCGCAGTGCCTATCAGCCCTATCCCGGTTTTGCCCGCAGCGAGGGCGCAGTGGGCGAATACAACGGGAAGTTCATGGTGAACCAGCAGGTCTTGCGCGGAGCGTCCTGGGCCACATCGCCGGGCCACGCCCGTTTGACATACCGGAACTTCTTTCACGCTCCGTTGCGTTGGCAGTTCACGGGCATCCGTCCTGTTCGCTCGCGGGAGTCCGCATGA
- the egtD gene encoding L-histidine N(alpha)-methyltransferase — MTDRDRLTEHVLQGLTRPQKALSSAWFYDDEGSRLFQQIMALPEYYLTRLEHELLRSRADELSRWIDPRCSPIDLIELGSGDGAKTLSLCQALAQREVDCIYRPMDVSAHALADLSRRFDTYLPRMAIEPVLGDYFEHWPQIAEGRRQVAMLLGSNLGNLDEHGAVKLLQRVHSHLRPGDLVLLGLDLVKDPAMLRAAYDDSQGVTAAFNLNLLTRLNRELGMDFDLAKFRHYASYCPLEHVARSFLVSQVDQVVNSKTLDRGFVFLAGETIYTEQSQKYTMASIEHLAAQSGFDNTCTLTDPRGWYAITVWHRLPFTPTQQTST, encoded by the coding sequence ATGACTGATCGGGACAGACTGACGGAGCATGTTCTGCAAGGGTTGACGCGACCACAGAAGGCGCTCTCATCCGCTTGGTTCTACGACGATGAGGGCTCGCGCCTGTTTCAGCAGATCATGGCGCTGCCCGAGTACTACCTCACACGCCTTGAGCACGAGCTGCTGCGCTCACGCGCGGATGAGCTTTCCCGGTGGATAGATCCTCGGTGCAGCCCGATCGATCTGATTGAACTGGGCAGCGGCGACGGGGCCAAAACGCTGTCGCTGTGCCAGGCACTGGCGCAACGTGAAGTGGATTGCATCTACAGGCCTATGGATGTGTCCGCACACGCCCTAGCGGATCTGAGCCGCCGCTTTGACACGTACCTCCCCCGCATGGCCATCGAACCGGTGCTGGGAGACTATTTCGAGCATTGGCCTCAGATTGCCGAAGGGCGACGCCAGGTTGCAATGTTGCTGGGCAGCAATCTGGGCAACCTCGACGAACACGGTGCCGTCAAGCTGCTGCAGCGGGTGCATTCGCATTTGCGCCCGGGTGACCTTGTGCTGCTTGGTCTGGATCTGGTCAAGGACCCGGCCATGCTGCGCGCAGCTTACGACGACTCTCAAGGCGTGACAGCTGCGTTCAATCTGAACCTGCTGACACGGTTGAATCGCGAGTTGGGCATGGACTTCGATCTTGCGAAATTTCGTCATTACGCCAGCTACTGTCCGCTGGAACACGTGGCCAGGAGCTTTCTGGTTAGCCAGGTGGACCAGGTGGTCAACAGCAAGACCCTCGACCGAGGTTTCGTTTTCCTTGCCGGCGAGACCATCTACACGGAGCAATCTCAGAAGTACACGATGGCTTCTATTGAACACCTCGCAGCCCAAAGCGGGTTTGACAACACCTGCACCCTGACCGACCCCCGAGGCTGGTACGCCATCACCGTCTGGCACCGGCTACCGTTCACCCCAACGCAACAAACGTCGACCTGA
- a CDS encoding MOSC domain-containing protein, with the protein MGSTLRDLVRRFHGTGRLDAIVLRPDRLKDAVSVQEARAEPGLGLIGDHRSLKLRQSDAQRHRELSLIQAEHLGLLGVWTGQAPIAPERLRRNLVISGINVAAMHSPFREERFVWRIGGSVRIEITGPCPPCSRMEDELGEGGYAALRGHGGATARIVVGGVLRVGDTVNLDVESTVG; encoded by the coding sequence ATGGGCAGCACGCTGCGCGACCTGGTCCGGCGCTTTCATGGCACAGGTCGGCTTGATGCCATCGTTCTGCGCCCGGATCGCCTCAAGGACGCAGTGTCCGTGCAGGAGGCCAGGGCCGAACCGGGTCTCGGGCTGATTGGCGATCACCGCTCCCTGAAGCTTCGTCAGTCGGATGCGCAACGCCATCGCGAGCTGAGTCTGATCCAAGCTGAGCACCTTGGCTTGCTCGGGGTCTGGACGGGGCAAGCTCCAATTGCCCCGGAGCGTTTGCGGCGCAACCTTGTGATCTCGGGCATCAACGTCGCCGCAATGCATTCACCCTTCCGGGAAGAACGCTTTGTCTGGCGAATTGGCGGATCGGTCCGCATTGAAATCACGGGGCCATGTCCTCCTTGTTCACGCATGGAGGACGAACTCGGTGAAGGCGGTTACGCCGCGCTGCGCGGTCACGGGGGCGCCACGGCACGGATCGTCGTAGGTGGCGTGCTACGGGTTGGAGATACCGTTAACCTTGACGTTGAATCCACCGTGGGTTGA
- a CDS encoding CorA family divalent cation transporter gives MIEAERTPGFLHLLQMTGGASWLHMCIHHRETESFLSSVTGLDKLIAAAMVSEDTRSRLRVHGQGVMVLLKAMHLRADGVGHPEDMVSMRIWIDERRVITTREEDVDPILELAEDISQGRGSATPGDFLCDLIEEHLSEVSEQVEMLEDGVNLIGGLLVQHQTEAACPSMANTQTAISGFLRHLGPQRAVLQTLTTLVVPPLNTNHRGRLEEHLNQLLRLLETLENLRDRIDILSDRANRIQERQLNQSSYVFAVVSTIFLPLNFVTGLFGANLLGLPFADATNGFWVLVGLCLLMSVGLVAVFRWFKWL, from the coding sequence ATGATCGAAGCAGAGCGTACGCCTGGGTTTCTCCATCTTCTCCAGATGACCGGCGGTGCGTCGTGGTTGCACATGTGCATCCACCACCGCGAGACGGAGAGTTTTCTCTCAAGCGTGACCGGCCTGGACAAGCTGATCGCCGCAGCGATGGTGTCTGAAGATACCCGCTCGCGGTTGCGCGTCCACGGGCAGGGCGTGATGGTTTTGCTCAAAGCGATGCATTTGAGAGCTGATGGAGTGGGGCATCCGGAGGACATGGTGTCCATGCGAATCTGGATTGATGAGCGTCGGGTTATCACGACCCGCGAGGAGGATGTGGATCCCATCCTCGAACTTGCGGAAGACATCTCTCAGGGGCGGGGCTCGGCAACGCCAGGTGACTTCCTTTGCGATCTCATCGAAGAGCACCTCTCGGAAGTTTCCGAGCAGGTCGAGATGCTAGAGGATGGGGTGAATCTGATCGGCGGCCTTCTGGTTCAACACCAGACGGAAGCGGCATGCCCGAGCATGGCCAATACCCAGACCGCGATCTCTGGCTTTCTCCGTCATCTTGGCCCCCAGCGGGCCGTTCTTCAAACGTTGACAACCCTCGTCGTCCCGCCGCTGAATACCAATCATCGAGGCCGACTGGAGGAGCACCTGAACCAGCTGTTGCGGTTGCTCGAAACGCTGGAGAATTTGCGTGACCGTATCGATATCCTCAGTGACCGGGCAAACCGCATTCAGGAGCGACAGCTGAATCAAAGCTCTTATGTTTTTGCCGTGGTATCCACAATCTTCTTGCCCTTGAACTTTGTCACTGGCCTGTTTGGCGCCAATCTTCTGGGACTGCCGTTCGCAGATGCCACCAATGGCTTCTGGGTGTTGGTAGGTCTTTGCTTACTAATGAGTGTTGGGTTGGTAGCGGTCTTTCGCTGGTTCAAATGGCTTTAG
- a CDS encoding S24 family peptidase, protein MAAARAALGFPSPAEDFQEDSLDLNELLVRNPAATFLYRAEGSSMIEAGIWGSPRFQCNK, encoded by the coding sequence ATGGCTGCGGCGCGCGCGGCGCTGGGCTTCCCATCGCCAGCCGAGGATTTTCAGGAAGACAGCCTTGACCTGAATGAATTACTCGTGCGCAACCCCGCGGCCACCTTTCTGTACCGCGCCGAAGGCTCGTCCATGATCGAGGCCGGCATCTGGGGGTCTCCTCGTTTTCAGTGCAATAAGTGA
- a CDS encoding DNA-binding protein, with protein sequence MARPGITAAHVAAAAEALHAEGQQPTIRGVRERLGDTGSPNTIQRHLAAWRKARPAAAPGQELPPALAAAIAAELAGAATAAREAAQAEIDQAQAEAADLAAAGEVLEGERDELAAQAQALRGERDTLTGRVDALQAEGERLRAVLDAAREQAITAQQAAAVAQAQAQAALERATRAETLAAQQAQELAKAQQEAAHLRGRLEAA encoded by the coding sequence ATGGCGCGCCCAGGAATCACCGCCGCCCACGTCGCAGCAGCCGCCGAGGCGCTGCATGCCGAGGGTCAGCAGCCCACCATTCGCGGGGTGCGCGAGCGGCTCGGCGACACCGGAAGCCCGAACACCATCCAGAGGCACTTGGCCGCGTGGCGCAAGGCACGCCCAGCAGCAGCACCTGGGCAGGAGCTACCGCCGGCGCTGGCCGCTGCCATTGCCGCCGAGCTGGCAGGCGCGGCAACCGCCGCGCGTGAAGCCGCCCAGGCCGAAATCGACCAGGCGCAGGCCGAGGCTGCGGATCTGGCCGCAGCGGGCGAGGTGCTGGAGGGCGAGCGTGACGAGCTGGCAGCGCAGGCACAGGCACTGCGCGGGGAGCGCGATACGCTCACGGGGCGGGTTGATGCGCTGCAGGCCGAAGGCGAGCGCCTGCGCGCTGTTCTCGATGCGGCGCGGGAACAGGCCATAACTGCGCAGCAAGCCGCAGCCGTGGCCCAGGCGCAGGCGCAGGCGGCGCTGGAGCGCGCCACGCGCGCCGAGACACTGGCCGCGCAGCAGGCCCAGGAGCTGGCCAAGGCCCAGCAGGAGGCCGCCCATCTCCGGGGCCGTCTGGAAGCTGCATGA
- a CDS encoding SOS response-associated peptidase, translating to MCNRYETPEEREIERTWHVGRDQPGRWWDEVVFPRGKGVFIRRAAHDAGYRRELVTGQWGLIPWFAKAAKLPYSTNNARSEELAAKATFKQPWARGQRCIIPARSFDEPCWETGKNVWWRFRSADGQPWGLAGLWNTWIDQSSGEVHESYTMLTANADHHPLMRRMHKLDPRLPPDLQDKRSVIPLAPQVWDAWLAGTPQTAQGLFKVPEESSFAVEIPNKVAPRQVDDAQP from the coding sequence ATGTGCAATCGTTATGAAACACCCGAGGAGCGCGAAATCGAGCGCACCTGGCACGTCGGACGAGACCAGCCTGGACGATGGTGGGATGAGGTCGTGTTTCCGCGTGGCAAGGGGGTTTTCATCCGCAGAGCCGCGCACGATGCGGGGTATCGGCGTGAGCTGGTGACCGGCCAGTGGGGCCTGATCCCATGGTTTGCCAAGGCGGCGAAGCTGCCGTACAGCACCAACAACGCTCGCAGCGAGGAATTGGCCGCGAAGGCGACATTTAAGCAGCCCTGGGCCCGCGGTCAGCGCTGCATCATTCCGGCCAGATCGTTCGATGAGCCTTGCTGGGAGACTGGCAAGAATGTCTGGTGGCGCTTCAGGAGTGCCGACGGTCAGCCATGGGGTCTGGCTGGACTATGGAACACCTGGATCGACCAATCCTCCGGCGAAGTTCACGAGAGCTACACCATGCTTACCGCCAACGCCGATCATCACCCGCTGATGCGGCGCATGCACAAACTAGATCCGCGCTTGCCACCTGATCTGCAGGACAAACGAAGCGTGATTCCACTGGCACCGCAGGTGTGGGACGCCTGGCTGGCGGGAACGCCGCAAACCGCGCAAGGCTTATTCAAAGTACCAGAAGAAAGCAGTTTTGCCGTGGAAATACCTAACAAGGTTGCGCCACGCCAAGTGGACGATGCCCAGCCCTGA